A window of the Bradyrhizobium ottawaense genome harbors these coding sequences:
- a CDS encoding thermonuclease family protein: MTSKFLLAAILSLLPVLAQAADITGVPKIREGDHIQIGNSRIRLGGIDAPAVDQLCLNNSGERWTCGVAARDELIKHVDGKSWTCHPRNTDRRGHTVARCEVEGEDIQKWLVSNGWALSYTRVSHDYDADEKAAREAKAGMWQGAFIAPWDWRVRNKKTAILGAAKAPENAKSILLASASGPVAPSPDCTIKGNVNSSGECIYHTPASRWYARIQMHVNKGTRWFCSVEDAEAAGCRETKR; encoded by the coding sequence ATGACATCGAAGTTCTTGCTCGCCGCCATCCTGTCGCTGCTGCCGGTTCTGGCGCAGGCGGCCGATATCACTGGCGTCCCCAAAATCCGCGAAGGCGACCATATCCAGATCGGCAACAGCCGCATTCGCCTGGGCGGTATCGACGCGCCGGCGGTGGACCAGCTCTGCCTGAACAATTCGGGCGAGCGCTGGACCTGCGGCGTCGCCGCCCGCGACGAACTGATCAAGCATGTCGACGGCAAGAGCTGGACCTGTCATCCCAGAAACACCGATCGCCGCGGCCACACCGTGGCGCGCTGCGAGGTCGAGGGCGAGGACATCCAGAAATGGCTGGTGTCGAACGGCTGGGCGCTGTCCTACACCCGCGTCAGCCACGACTACGACGCCGATGAAAAAGCCGCGCGCGAGGCCAAGGCCGGGATGTGGCAGGGCGCATTCATCGCGCCGTGGGACTGGCGCGTCCGCAACAAGAAGACCGCCATTCTCGGCGCCGCCAAGGCGCCGGAAAATGCCAAATCGATCCTGTTGGCATCGGCCTCGGGCCCGGTCGCGCCCTCGCCCGACTGCACCATCAAGGGCAACGTCAACAGCTCGGGCGAATGCATCTATCACACGCCGGCCAGCCGCTGGTATGCGCGGATCCAGATGCATGTGAACAAGGGCACCCGCTGGTTCTGCTCGGTCGAGGACGCCGAAGCCGCCGGCTGCCGCGAGACCAAACGCTAG
- a CDS encoding LssY C-terminal domain-containing protein, which translates to MSDLYDELESQRQREHSRLERVLLLSLVVVAAYTALAYLLLPLFWTHYEHQKGLANLPMVTRTAQGIPGDPMNVGLVGNLGDVVCAMHAAGWYPADPITLRSSIEIVGSVLLDRPYRDAPVSNLYYLGRREDLAFEKPIGQNADRRNHVRYWKVLDQGEEKRPVWLGAATEDRGVGVSRYTVAVTHHISADLDAERALLAADLENAGMVDAKYQVTGIGPTLAGHNGGGDLYYTDGEIWVLRLVEACKKRDGPAVTIPSPPATEMKDQIWHTIADAVSK; encoded by the coding sequence GTGTCTGACCTTTACGACGAACTGGAATCGCAGCGGCAGCGCGAGCATTCGCGGCTGGAGCGCGTTCTGCTGCTCTCGCTCGTCGTCGTCGCGGCCTATACCGCGCTGGCCTATCTGCTGCTGCCGTTGTTCTGGACTCATTACGAGCACCAGAAAGGCCTCGCCAACCTGCCGATGGTGACGCGCACCGCGCAAGGCATTCCCGGCGATCCCATGAATGTCGGCCTGGTCGGCAATCTCGGCGACGTGGTCTGCGCGATGCATGCGGCCGGCTGGTATCCGGCCGATCCGATCACGCTGAGATCGTCGATCGAGATCGTCGGCTCCGTGCTGCTGGACCGGCCCTACAGGGATGCGCCGGTGAGCAATCTCTATTATCTCGGCCGCCGCGAGGATCTCGCCTTTGAAAAGCCGATCGGCCAGAACGCCGATCGCCGCAACCATGTGCGTTACTGGAAAGTGCTGGACCAGGGCGAGGAAAAGCGTCCGGTGTGGCTCGGCGCCGCGACGGAAGATCGTGGCGTCGGCGTCAGCCGATATACCGTGGCGGTGACGCATCATATCAGCGCCGACCTCGACGCCGAACGCGCGCTGCTGGCGGCCGATCTGGAAAACGCCGGCATGGTCGACGCCAAATATCAGGTCACCGGCATCGGGCCGACGCTTGCGGGCCACAACGGCGGCGGCGACCTCTATTACACCGACGGCGAGATCTGGGTGCTGCGGCTGGTCGAAGCCTGCAAGAAGCGCGACGGGCCCGCGGTGACGATCCCGAGCCCGCCGGCGACCGAGATGAAGGATCAGATCTGGCACACGATCGCCGATGCGGTGTCGAAGTGA
- a CDS encoding pyridoxal-phosphate-dependent aminotransferase family protein, translating into MTVRAGREFLAIPGPTTMPDEVLQAMHRPALDIYSNEMVELTHGLLADLSKLFRTKGHSYIYIANGHGAWEATLSNVLSRGDKLLVLESGRFAIGWGSAAAAMGVDVEVLKGDWRRAIRPAEVEARLRQDKDHKIKAIVAVQVDTASGAYNDIEAIGKAIKSSGHPALFMVDTVASLGCMPFEMDAWGIDVAMSGSQKGLMTPPGLGFVAANDRAREVHKKADLRTPYWDWTERDGSEHYRKYAGTAPVHLLFALRKAIDMLTSEGLENAFLRHSLLAEAVRRAVSVWAEGQVLGFNIAEANERSNTVTTVTMNGHDPAALQRYCKEKCGVVLGTGIGDLSGQAFRIAHMGHVNAPMILGTLGVIEVALNALDIPHGKGGTEAAIEYLGESVSA; encoded by the coding sequence ATGACCGTTCGCGCGGGCCGGGAATTTCTGGCCATCCCCGGGCCCACCACCATGCCCGACGAAGTGCTGCAGGCGATGCATCGCCCGGCGCTCGACATTTATTCCAACGAGATGGTGGAGCTGACGCACGGCCTGCTCGCCGATCTGTCCAAACTGTTCAGAACCAAAGGCCATTCCTACATCTACATCGCCAACGGCCACGGCGCCTGGGAGGCGACCCTCTCCAACGTGCTGTCGCGCGGCGACAAGCTGCTGGTGCTGGAAAGCGGCCGCTTCGCGATCGGCTGGGGCAGTGCCGCCGCCGCGATGGGCGTCGATGTCGAGGTGCTGAAGGGCGACTGGCGCCGCGCGATCCGGCCCGCCGAGGTCGAGGCACGGCTACGCCAAGACAAGGATCACAAGATCAAAGCCATCGTCGCGGTGCAGGTCGACACGGCCTCGGGCGCCTACAACGACATCGAAGCCATCGGCAAGGCGATCAAGTCCTCCGGTCATCCGGCATTGTTCATGGTCGACACCGTGGCGTCGCTCGGCTGCATGCCGTTCGAGATGGACGCATGGGGGATCGACGTCGCGATGTCCGGTTCGCAGAAAGGCCTGATGACACCGCCCGGCCTCGGCTTCGTCGCCGCCAACGACCGCGCCCGCGAAGTGCACAAGAAGGCTGATCTGCGCACGCCCTATTGGGACTGGACCGAGCGCGACGGCAGCGAGCACTACCGCAAATATGCCGGCACCGCGCCGGTGCATCTGTTGTTCGCGTTGCGCAAGGCGATCGACATGCTCACCTCCGAGGGCCTGGAAAACGCCTTCCTGCGCCATAGCCTGCTCGCCGAAGCGGTGCGCCGCGCGGTTTCGGTCTGGGCCGAGGGCCAGGTGCTCGGCTTCAACATTGCCGAGGCGAACGAGCGCTCCAACACCGTTACGACGGTGACGATGAACGGCCATGATCCTGCTGCGCTGCAGCGCTACTGCAAGGAAAAATGCGGCGTGGTGCTCGGCACCGGGATCGGCGACCTCTCGGGCCAGGCGTTCCGGATCGCCCATATGGGTCACGTCAACGCCCCGATGATCCTGGGCACGCTCGGCGTGATCGAAGTCGCGCTCAATGCGCTCGATATCCCCCACGGCAAGGGCGGAACCGAAGCCGCGATCGAATATCTCGGCGAAAGCGTGAGTGCGTGA
- a CDS encoding ABC transporter ATP-binding protein has protein sequence MASVDLRGLTKRFGALAVVDNVSLRIDHGQLVCLLGPSGCGKTTTLRLIAGFLEPSDGEIHVGDRLVSSKARTLPPEQRKMSMIFQSYALWPHMTVAENIVYGLRLRKMDRDTIAKKLAAILATTKLEPLAQRYPGELSGGQQQRVALARALIVEPETLLLDEPLSNLDANLREEMRFEIRRLHDEYRYTTVYVTHDQSEAMTTADLIAVMNGGKIDQLGSPEDIYARPESEFVARFIGASNVIKGTARDGNHVSFAGATLQVIGAPLAAGQSAAVAIRQHDIGLSTQAPVSPDNTIKAVVTRQVYLGAARDYMVEVADGTALRVTTPTETNVGKGSEVWLTMPPDRCRALSR, from the coding sequence TTGGCGTCCGTTGATTTGCGTGGCCTGACCAAGCGCTTTGGTGCGCTTGCCGTGGTCGATAACGTCTCGCTGCGGATCGATCACGGGCAACTGGTCTGCCTGCTCGGTCCATCCGGCTGCGGCAAAACCACGACATTGCGGCTGATCGCGGGATTTCTGGAACCTTCCGACGGCGAAATCCATGTCGGCGACCGGCTGGTATCGTCGAAAGCGCGCACGCTGCCGCCCGAGCAGCGCAAGATGTCGATGATCTTCCAGAGCTACGCGCTGTGGCCGCATATGACGGTCGCCGAAAACATCGTCTATGGCCTGCGCCTGCGCAAAATGGACCGCGACACCATTGCGAAAAAGCTCGCGGCGATTCTCGCCACCACCAAGCTCGAGCCCCTGGCGCAACGCTATCCCGGCGAACTCTCCGGCGGCCAGCAACAGCGCGTGGCGCTGGCGCGCGCGTTGATCGTCGAGCCCGAAACGCTGCTGCTCGACGAGCCCTTGTCGAATCTCGACGCCAATCTGCGCGAGGAGATGCGGTTCGAGATCCGCAGGCTGCACGACGAATATCGCTACACGACGGTTTATGTCACCCACGACCAGTCCGAGGCCATGACCACCGCCGACCTGATCGCGGTCATGAACGGCGGCAAGATCGACCAGCTCGGTTCGCCGGAAGACATCTACGCACGGCCGGAATCAGAATTCGTCGCGCGCTTCATCGGCGCCAGCAACGTCATCAAGGGCACCGCGCGCGACGGCAACCATGTTTCCTTCGCCGGCGCGACCCTGCAGGTGATCGGTGCGCCGCTCGCGGCGGGCCAGAGTGCGGCGGTTGCGATCCGCCAGCACGACATCGGGCTTTCGACCCAGGCGCCGGTTTCGCCCGATAACACGATCAAGGCCGTCGTCACCCGTCAGGTCTATCTCGGCGCCGCGCGCGACTACATGGTCGAAGTCGCCGATGGCACGGCGCTGCGTGTCACCACGCCGACCGAAACCAATGTCGGCAAAGGCAGCGAAGTCTGGCTGACAATGCCGCCGGACCGCTGCCGCGCCTTGAGCCGCTAA
- a CDS encoding substrate-binding domain-containing protein has product MKQTRPSRRDILKGSTALALGTVFASAARAEAPPPEAITPQLIEAAKKEGKVVWYTSIDLSVSEKIAGSFKAKYGVEVRVERTGAERVFQRIGQEYASSVYAVDIANSSDASHLLAWKKQGILLPYVPEDVAKYYKPEHRDPDGTFAGFRATLSPIAYNTKLVKPEDAPTSYKDLLDPKWKGKIVKAHPGYSGTILTATFEMVRDVGWEYYENLAKQNIMQVQSATDPPKKLSLGERSVMADGTEYNIFLLRESGQPVEAVYATEGTPFIVGPNGIFKAAPNPNAAKLFQNYCFTPEAQQIVIDAGGLRSLHQQVKEHPGRKPLADIKLMKEDAASAEAQSEEIKARYQKIFRV; this is encoded by the coding sequence ATGAAACAAACAAGGCCTTCACGACGCGATATCCTCAAAGGCTCGACGGCGCTTGCGCTTGGAACCGTATTCGCCTCCGCGGCCCGCGCCGAGGCGCCGCCGCCGGAAGCGATCACGCCGCAACTGATCGAAGCGGCGAAGAAGGAAGGCAAGGTCGTCTGGTACACCTCGATCGACCTGTCGGTATCCGAGAAAATCGCGGGCTCCTTCAAGGCGAAGTATGGCGTCGAGGTGCGGGTCGAACGCACCGGCGCCGAGCGGGTATTCCAGCGGATCGGACAGGAATACGCCAGCAGCGTTTACGCCGTCGACATCGCCAACTCGTCGGATGCGTCGCATCTGCTGGCCTGGAAGAAGCAGGGCATCCTGCTGCCTTACGTGCCGGAAGACGTCGCGAAGTATTACAAGCCCGAACACCGCGACCCCGATGGCACCTTTGCCGGCTTCCGCGCCACGCTCAGCCCGATCGCCTACAATACCAAGCTGGTGAAACCCGAGGACGCACCGACGAGCTACAAGGACCTGCTCGATCCCAAATGGAAGGGCAAGATCGTCAAGGCGCATCCCGGCTATAGCGGCACCATCCTGACGGCCACTTTCGAAATGGTGCGCGATGTCGGCTGGGAATATTACGAGAACCTCGCCAAGCAGAACATCATGCAGGTGCAGTCGGCGACCGATCCGCCAAAGAAACTGTCACTCGGCGAACGCAGCGTGATGGCCGACGGCACCGAATACAATATCTTCCTGCTCAGGGAATCCGGCCAGCCGGTCGAGGCGGTCTATGCGACGGAAGGAACGCCGTTCATCGTCGGGCCGAACGGCATTTTCAAAGCCGCGCCCAATCCCAATGCGGCAAAACTGTTCCAGAACTACTGCTTCACGCCGGAAGCCCAGCAGATCGTCATCGACGCCGGTGGACTGCGGTCGTTGCATCAACAGGTGAAGGAGCATCCGGGGCGCAAGCCGCTGGCCGACATCAAGCTGATGAAGGAAGACGCCGCCAGCGCCGAGGCTCAAAGCGAAGAGATCAAGGCGCGCTATCAGAAGATCTTCCGCGTTTGA
- a CDS encoding ABC transporter substrate-binding protein: protein MRKKLSRRDVLQGAANASAALAAGSVFASPARAEAPAPVAISPALVDAAKKEAKVILYSSMDLPVGEKLGKAFEAAYPGISVQIERSGSERLFQRLDQEFGSGIRAADIVNTSDASHIISWKKNGWLAPFVSDDIAQHFLPDYRDPDGMSATSRIYLSSIAYNTKLVKPEDAPKSYADLLDPKWAGKMVKGHPAYSGTIMTATFQLIRELGWDYLDKLSKQRVMQVQSSTDPPKKLSLGERAVMADGNEYGVVLLKEAGQPVEPIYPTEGTPTISGPTAIFASAPHPNAARLFQAWLHTRETQQFFTDYTAQYSAHAQVVPHLGRRKLSDIKLMKEDAAGVEKMAEEIKTRYARLFRV from the coding sequence ATGCGAAAAAAACTGAGCCGGCGCGATGTCCTGCAAGGCGCGGCAAACGCTTCCGCGGCGTTGGCAGCGGGAAGCGTGTTCGCCTCGCCGGCTCGCGCCGAGGCTCCCGCGCCGGTCGCGATCTCGCCCGCTCTGGTGGACGCGGCCAAGAAAGAAGCCAAGGTCATTCTGTATTCCTCGATGGACCTGCCGGTCGGCGAAAAGCTCGGCAAGGCGTTCGAGGCCGCCTATCCCGGCATCTCCGTGCAGATCGAGCGTTCCGGTTCGGAGCGGCTGTTTCAGCGGCTCGACCAGGAATTCGGCTCGGGCATCCGCGCTGCCGACATCGTCAACACCTCGGATGCGTCGCACATCATCTCCTGGAAGAAGAACGGCTGGCTGGCGCCGTTCGTGTCTGATGATATCGCCCAGCATTTCCTTCCTGACTATCGCGACCCCGACGGCATGTCCGCGACCTCGCGGATCTATCTGTCGTCGATCGCCTACAACACCAAACTGGTGAAGCCCGAGGACGCACCGAAAAGCTACGCCGACCTGCTCGATCCGAAATGGGCCGGCAAGATGGTCAAGGGCCATCCCGCCTATAGCGGCACCATCATGACCGCGACCTTCCAGTTGATCCGCGAGCTGGGCTGGGACTATCTGGACAAGCTGTCGAAGCAGCGCGTGATGCAGGTGCAGTCGTCGACCGATCCGCCAAAGAAGCTGTCGCTCGGCGAGCGCGCTGTCATGGCCGACGGCAACGAATATGGCGTCGTGCTGCTGAAGGAAGCGGGCCAGCCGGTCGAGCCGATCTATCCGACCGAGGGCACGCCGACGATCTCGGGGCCGACGGCCATCTTCGCTTCGGCGCCGCATCCCAATGCCGCGCGGCTGTTCCAGGCCTGGCTGCACACCCGCGAGACCCAACAGTTCTTCACCGACTACACCGCGCAATATTCGGCGCATGCGCAAGTGGTGCCACACCTGGGACGCCGAAAACTCTCCGACATCAAGCTGATGAAGGAAGATGCGGCCGGCGTCGAGAAAATGGCGGAAGAAATCAAGACGCGCTATGCGCGACTGTTCAGGGTTTAG
- a CDS encoding ABC transporter permease, which yields MTITTTAAPKARIDWTKPVLSLVALCMVVLIALPMSWLAIYAFTDKARHPTLQNFVTLFTNPDFLDPLLTTAIIATTSALICCLVAAPIGWLVSRTDMPGRQTIRALVTASFVTPPFLGAVAWELLAAPNSGLLNQLYRTLTGAESDSYLFNIYSLTGIIFVISCYTFPFVFVLVANALDNMPGELEDASAILGGKAWTTARRITIPLALPALVAGALIAFLQAMTLFGSPAILALPAGFHTMTTKIWSLFQYPPKLELAAAAAVPLLVLTILLLQGQKFLLGRRGYSVVGGKYGAPRQVELKAWRWVALAFCLVVLLNPVFLPYMALLNAAFSPNATTLVTPSTATWHNVVFVFTELSSTQLALKNTVILGASTATIGTALALVIAYVTTRRVIRGHRILGFLATAPVAVPGIVLGVGLFLSYTRPPFVLYGTLWILLIAFLTINLPSAYQQLQAAFATIHPELEDASRILGATRLQSLRQITAPLLRTGVIATWCFIFIGVMRELSAAIVLFTSQTKVLSVLIYDLNESGDLAAISVLGIAMLVITFAVVMAVNRIPMFGGNATARLRNS from the coding sequence ATGACCATCACCACCACTGCCGCCCCGAAAGCCCGCATCGACTGGACCAAGCCGGTGCTGTCGCTGGTTGCGCTCTGCATGGTGGTGCTGATCGCGCTGCCGATGTCCTGGCTTGCGATCTACGCGTTCACCGACAAGGCGCGGCATCCGACGCTGCAGAATTTCGTCACTTTGTTCACCAATCCGGATTTCCTCGATCCGCTGCTGACCACCGCGATCATCGCCACCACTTCGGCTTTGATCTGCTGCCTGGTCGCCGCGCCGATCGGCTGGCTGGTCTCGCGCACCGACATGCCGGGGCGGCAGACCATCCGGGCGCTGGTGACGGCCTCGTTCGTGACGCCGCCGTTTCTCGGCGCGGTCGCCTGGGAACTATTGGCCGCACCGAACAGCGGACTGCTGAACCAGCTTTATCGCACCCTGACCGGCGCCGAGTCGGACTCCTATCTGTTCAACATCTATTCGCTGACCGGGATCATTTTCGTGATCTCCTGCTACACCTTTCCGTTCGTGTTCGTGCTGGTGGCCAATGCGCTCGACAATATGCCGGGCGAACTCGAAGACGCGTCCGCCATTCTCGGCGGCAAGGCCTGGACCACGGCGCGGCGTATCACGATTCCGCTGGCGCTGCCGGCGCTGGTCGCCGGCGCGCTGATCGCCTTTTTGCAGGCGATGACGCTGTTCGGATCGCCCGCGATCCTGGCGCTGCCCGCCGGCTTCCACACCATGACCACGAAAATCTGGAGCCTGTTCCAGTATCCGCCGAAGCTGGAACTCGCGGCGGCCGCCGCGGTGCCGCTGCTGGTGCTGACGATCCTGCTGCTGCAGGGCCAGAAATTCCTGCTCGGCCGCCGCGGCTATTCGGTGGTCGGCGGCAAATATGGCGCGCCGCGCCAGGTCGAACTGAAAGCCTGGCGCTGGGTCGCGCTGGCGTTCTGCCTGGTCGTGCTGCTCAATCCGGTGTTCCTGCCGTACATGGCGTTGCTCAACGCGGCGTTCTCGCCGAACGCGACCACGCTGGTGACGCCGTCGACCGCGACCTGGCACAACGTCGTCTTCGTGTTCACGGAATTGTCGTCGACCCAGCTCGCGCTCAAGAACACGGTGATCCTGGGCGCCTCCACCGCGACCATCGGCACCGCCCTCGCGCTGGTGATTGCCTATGTCACCACCCGCCGCGTGATTAGGGGCCACCGTATCCTCGGCTTTCTCGCCACCGCCCCCGTTGCGGTGCCCGGCATCGTGCTCGGCGTCGGCCTGTTCCTGAGCTACACGCGACCGCCCTTCGTGCTCTACGGCACGCTGTGGATCCTGCTGATCGCGTTTCTCACCATCAACCTGCCGTCGGCCTATCAGCAATTGCAGGCGGCGTTCGCCACCATCCATCCCGAACTGGAAGACGCCAGCCGCATCCTCGGCGCGACACGGCTGCAATCGCTGCGCCAGATCACCGCTCCCTTGCTGCGCACCGGCGTGATCGCGACCTGGTGCTTCATCTTCATCGGCGTGATGCGGGAACTGTCGGCAGCGATCGTGCTGTTCACCTCGCAGACCAAGGTGTTGAGCGTGCTGATCTACGATCTCAACGAAAGCGGCGACCTCGCCGCGATCTCGGTGCTCGGCATCGCGATGCTGGTGATTACCTTCGCGGTGGTGATGGCCGTCAACCGGATCCCGATGTTCGGCGGCAACGCGACGGCGCGGTTGAGGAATAGCTGA
- a CDS encoding MBOAT family O-acyltransferase, with protein MLFNSYSFIFLFLPVVLAGYFALGRGSNLAPVIWLALASLAFYAFSNWPFVLLLLASIAFNYGVGYLLIARDLRPRVRFVVLTAGVAGDLLVLGIFKYAGFLAANFNALFSTGFVVHILLPVGISFYSFTQIAFLVDAYRGKVARYALPHYALFVTYFPHLIAGPILHHRDMIPQFERAETKRPDPHLILCGLIIFAIGLFKKTCLADGIQPLVGPVFGPGSPTFDQAWTGALAYTFQLYFDFSGYSDMAIGISLMFGIFLPLNFNSPYKATSIIDFWRRWHMTLSQFLRDYLYIPLGGNRRGPVWRYVNLVITMLLGGLWHGAAWTFVVWGALHGAYLCINHAWNRFGPEVAPRLRPAATLAAAGLTFLSVVVAWVFFRADNIDSAVYVLVRMADPSRLALGRAEIANLTLIAGYAALAWFAPNTQAIMGYDHARRTVGDNLAKARLRPWFLYATAAVLAFGILGIQQHSEFIYFRF; from the coding sequence ATGCTCTTCAATTCCTATTCGTTCATTTTTTTGTTCCTGCCGGTCGTGCTGGCGGGCTATTTCGCGCTCGGCCGCGGCAGCAATCTGGCCCCGGTCATCTGGCTGGCGCTGGCGTCTCTGGCGTTTTACGCGTTCAGCAACTGGCCGTTCGTGCTGTTGCTGTTGGCGTCGATCGCGTTCAATTACGGTGTCGGCTATCTCTTGATTGCGAGGGATTTGCGCCCCAGGGTGCGGTTTGTGGTGCTCACGGCCGGCGTGGCCGGCGATCTGCTTGTGCTCGGCATCTTCAAATATGCCGGCTTTCTCGCCGCCAATTTCAACGCGCTGTTTTCTACCGGCTTTGTCGTCCACATCCTGCTGCCGGTCGGCATCTCCTTCTATAGCTTCACCCAGATCGCGTTTCTGGTCGATGCTTACCGAGGCAAGGTCGCGCGCTACGCGCTGCCGCATTACGCGCTGTTCGTCACCTACTTCCCGCATCTGATCGCGGGGCCGATCCTGCACCACCGGGACATGATCCCGCAGTTCGAGCGTGCCGAAACAAAACGCCCGGATCCGCATCTCATTTTGTGCGGCCTGATCATCTTTGCGATCGGGCTGTTCAAGAAGACCTGTCTGGCCGACGGCATTCAGCCGTTGGTCGGACCCGTGTTCGGTCCGGGGTCGCCGACCTTTGATCAGGCCTGGACCGGCGCGCTCGCCTATACGTTTCAGCTCTATTTCGACTTCTCCGGCTATTCCGACATGGCGATCGGAATATCGCTGATGTTCGGCATCTTCCTGCCGCTGAATTTCAACTCGCCCTACAAGGCCACCTCGATCATCGATTTCTGGCGGCGCTGGCACATGACGCTGTCGCAGTTTTTACGCGACTATCTCTACATCCCGCTCGGCGGCAACCGGCGTGGCCCGGTGTGGCGCTATGTCAACCTTGTCATCACGATGCTGCTCGGGGGCCTCTGGCATGGCGCGGCCTGGACGTTTGTGGTTTGGGGCGCGCTGCACGGCGCCTATCTCTGTATCAATCACGCCTGGAACCGGTTTGGTCCGGAGGTCGCGCCGCGGCTACGGCCGGCCGCGACGTTGGCGGCTGCCGGGCTAACGTTTCTTTCGGTTGTCGTCGCCTGGGTGTTCTTCCGCGCCGATAATATCGACTCGGCTGTCTATGTGTTGGTGCGGATGGCCGATCCGAGCCGGCTCGCGCTCGGCCGCGCCGAGATCGCGAATCTTACCCTCATCGCGGGCTACGCCGCGCTGGCGTGGTTCGCGCCGAACACGCAGGCGATCATGGGCTACGATCACGCGCGCCGCACTGTCGGCGACAATCTGGCCAAGGCGCGGCTGCGTCCCTGGTTCCTCTATGCCACCGCCGCGGTGCTGGCGTTCGGGATCCTGGGAATCCAGCAGCACAGCGAATTCATCTACTTCAGGTTCTGA